The sequence below is a genomic window from Mugil cephalus isolate CIBA_MC_2020 chromosome 14, CIBA_Mcephalus_1.1, whole genome shotgun sequence.
aggGGCTTCAGCACCCCTAAAACAGGCCTAACGATGCCACTGGTTGACACTGTATTTAGTGTCAACCTGTAAttcatttaacttaatgtaaactttaaaatgttaaaaatatatatatattgtcagTCAGGTTTCTGGATTCAGTCTCTCAGACAGTTCAATGTTGTTCTCACTATctgtaaggtcagaaacaaacagtgttaaaggtcaactcatagtctggagaaatcatcaacagtttgttagatcagatgaaacagaataaaataagttttacttacCAGGTGGAGCCTcttggtctgaaatgaaaagtgaagaCAGGTaatttcagttccagttgttaatgtcagaatatctttcctcatcttatctccagtgaatatgatcctcttctactcactcaacctgaagaataaatccactctgctcttctgtttagttctcactttgtttctttcttcattacttctctccctcatcatcatagtatagtcatgttctcctgacttctcctgactctgagacttactcagcttttactgctggatgcttcaaactgtaggattcaactaaaagactaaatcaaagtagctcaccttgtttctttctatgaaccatgaatccagcagctgctgcaaagacgacgacaacaacaacaaccactgcagagatgatgatgatggagatggaggtggaggtctGGTTACTGGACTTCTCAACTGAgtaaaaaactttaaacaagaTGTTAAGAACAGTCCAGGTTAAACAGGCTAAAACAGAGgtacattcattcatcaatgTTCATTATACAGTAAAGAAACATCACAAagtagaaaaaggaaaacatctgtTGATTTGTTCTCATTAATGAAATCACCAACACAATCACAGTACTGAAGCTAAAACATCCAACTAaccacattcatgtcctcttaccccagttggttctgatctgtgtttcatccagtttggtgaagatgtcgtcctccacaccagggagatgaaacacacagtcgtacctcctccagtcttcaggtgagactgatgaaatgttcaggtcaatattcatctggaaggatccatcatggttggggaggatctctccatgttccactccttcatgaatctcctctctatctttcctccagaacatcaaggctctgtcagggtagaaacctgtagcgtggcagctgactggagaggagggagtcttctggaggagagacactgaggggacgtctggagggagagaaatagaggaggaagaggaacaaaaataatttagattATTAAGAAATTAACAGGTAGATACATGGAATCagttacatattacatatttctAACATGATCATCTTTGCTgattaaccacaaacacagatggagctgatctatggtcataaaatatattaaagaatatATTGAACCAATGATGGTGAAGAATAAAAAGTGAAGTGATTAGTTCTTTCTTGTCaaacatctcttcatctttctcagaAGAAGAGTCAGACTCATTGAACtgataatacaacaaatatacaataaacagGATAGTGTTCACCAAACTACatcaggtcatgtgactctaCCTGTTCTCAGCAGAGAGTTGTTCCCATACTTCAAATTCAACTTCAGCAACTCAGGACACGTCTGAGTGAGGAATTCCACAGCTTCTTTTATTCCAGGAGTATCTTCATCCCATTTCTGTTTGATAATATCAGCCTCTGGTCTCAGAGCGGTCCATGTCGATGTCTTGAGATCCAGTTCAATGAAGTCTTCTCTATCATAATGATACCGTGTAAAACCAGTGACCTCTCCAGTCATTTCATCCCATTCACAACCAATCATactctgtaaaatgtgaacacctgagagagagacagcagagaTTACAATGAATCGTGATGTATAAATATCtgaagatgattttaaatgatgattcATTTCACCGAGGGGTAACTGATCATTGTACTGCTCTGAAAGACAGACCAACATCATTTCAAAATAGATAATTTCACATCCTTTAAATAGTCTGTGGCTGCACCTATTGATTCACAACTGTGACAgagttgtaaatgttttatttctttacattatttaattatttacctgaacctaaaatgaaatgtgataaactagatcagatcagatggttcatttgtcattcataCTAAAGTAGTTTCTTTACATCCAAGACTGTTGAACTGATAAATGGGAAACATCTGCTGGTGAccactgttgaatgtgaaggttctcagtcatccaggacatggtatgtcaaaaacaaactaaaactaaaaggtggacttgctgagtttcttggagatgtttcatccaagaagctccttcagttctCAATGACTGGTGGAGAGAAATGTCCTTCACAAACCAACTGTTAATAAAACCTGGAATATGTAGACCTACCTGAACCTTCACTGTGGTTGGAGAGCTGGATAAAACTGTTCAGTGCGATTTTGAAGAACGGAGGTAGAAACTCGAAACAGTCCTGAGTGACCCGTGTCCAGAGTTGAGGATTGTCATCAAGTAATTTTTTCATCCAGTCCTGTCTTGGTTCATATATCTTAttgctgccatcacagtaagtcACCTGGATGTCATCAACCACCGAAACAGCCataaactctggatgatttggGACTCCAGAGGAGGCAATGGAGTAAGACttcagtgagtgtttcactggggaacaaacaacaaatgtaatgtctctattaaagtaaataataagaATTACATGAATAATACTAAATTAAAATATGGACTTAGGCTTCAATTGATAGAAGGAGTCTGGTAAAACATCAACTGTGTGAGAACAGTTAAAGCCATGACACAGAGCAACATGTAAGGTCGAGTggaaagaatttaaagaaaagatgataaagaatgtgaatgtgatcttacctgatgatgaaacatgacacaagagaagcagcaacaacaacgttTTCAtcctgaattttatttatttttattgtttatttagaTGAAGACATTGGGCCATCAGCTGGTAAAGAGCTGCGTGTCTGAGTCATAAAGTAAATCCACTACTGAAGGTAAAGCCAGTCCCCACTTGGTTTAGTAACATGAATTTGTTCAGAGCGCATGCACaaacagcttttcaaaataaaagcggtGAGAGTAACTTCgcaatcattcattcactccGTCAATAAGTAAATGGTGAGTGTACAGTCTGAAGAGGAATTAGACTGTGGACACAGAGATTTTCGTTTTTAGTTCTATCCGAAATTACATTGGGagtagttttcattttaagatattttgatgcgtttttattttgtaattccTCGTATTTCCTAATAAGAGATGCACCAGTAGCCAGTTATAGAACTGTTGCATTAACGTGTAGCTAAAAGGCATTTAATATAACTTCATCTGGAGATGCAAAGTGACAGAAGGGTGAAAGAAACACATAATCTGTTCATCGTGctttctcaaaataaataaataaaataaaataaagtttgtaGAGGTctgcatattattattattattttctgcaaAATAATTCGTAACAAAATTTTGATGAAATAATTCAGTGGACTAATAGCATTAGACATATTGACGTCTGAATTATTTAAACGTGATATTTATGATAATATGATGTTTATACGAAAGAATTTTACGTATTGTTGAGGTATTTATATGAACTGTTTCTTTATTAACTCTTCTCCATGACGCTGACGACTTGTGTTGAAGCTGAAACATCGCGAGATCTTGGGGAAAACTTGTCACTCTCCTTTAAAATGAttagaaattatattttttgctttctgatttattttgtttcatatgTTAAATAGATCATGCACACCTCTACTATGTATTATAATTAAAGTTCAttaaagctgaaaatgatgatCTTGATCTCCTGATTTTTCTCCAGCGCCACCAAAACTTTGACATTTGATGGATTGAAatctgacacacacgcacattcatGTTTGAGCTGAACTCTAATAattaatgtttagtttttatcatcagGTTCGATTTTTGAGTAGTCCAGTTCTTATAAATATGACCGAATACACTGTGGCCTGCCTCATAGAAACATCCAGTAGTTCCCACCggtgtccactagatggagacagaaCACATTCTTAAACTCGCCTTTAGTAATAATgaacaataaacatttaattttagattCAATAAATCCATGATAAAGAGTAGTGGTGCTGGGgctaataatgtgaaataaattaaaacatagCTTACACTTGAAATAATGCACTTATGATCCCACAACTCACTACTTAACCTTCCTGTTGACCTCTGGGTCAAATCTGACCTGAATGTTTCTAAATCacataatttgatataaatgtgtCTTAGTACTGAGCCACATCAAACTTGTCCACTTCCTTGTGTTCATGTGTCGAGGAGCAATTTTATATGACagtataattataaataattccTGGTCAATTATCAAACCACCATCACTATATACCTGGTTCTGCTAGACTTCAATTCacctctttattttattttattttttaatgttgtcgatgtttcttcttgtttgctctatcttgtctttttttttttttaacgacagacacaatagaatagaatagaatagaatagaatagaatagaatagaatagaatagaatagaatagaatagaatagaaagcCCTTTACTGTCATTACACAGTGTATGAGGAGATTGGAGAGCTTATcagtgcagacacaaagtccaaaaactaaaaagaaatgtaaaagaatATGTTACAACCATTGCACAATTTGTGTATATTGtacaaaaaatatgttaaaactAATCAGAAAATCAGCATCAGTGTCAGTGAAAGTCTACATTGCACAAACAAGATAAGATCTAGAAACAGATTAATTCATCAAGACTGTAATTCCACATataaagttaagttaagttaagaaAACTAAGACTGAGTTTAGCAGCAGATAAATAGGAACAAACAGCTTTAGTTGAAGCAGCAGGACCAGAGACACAAGAAAAGATCCAGAAACATCATATTCTCTGATTACTTTTATTCATCAAAACTGTAATTCCACACATATACTGATGATTATCTTTATCTCTAAAAGAACAGTAGTAGTGATAGAGCTGCTCACAGTCAGCTGTCAGGTCAACCTAAATCACACTATGAACTAAAACCAGCTCAGATGATTGGTtcagcatttaaacatattcattaGGATCTTCATACACATTAAAGTTCAATCAATACAATGAGCTGCAAGAGAGCAagtcactgcatcattttctgctaTATCAGAAAGGACCGTAAACACCTGATATATGTGTACATTATGAACAAAAacccttttatttaaatgaatatattgctgttttatgttctgttttgtatgtaaaaaaaaaagtaaaattaaatttatattttatcatatatGACAACTTGTGAAGTAGTTACAAAGCTCCAGTCTACTTGCATCCATTTGTGTGTTAACCCAGAGAGATGAACACAATGTAGCTcaagaaaaacatcttctcaactATGACATCAAAACATTATAGAGCAGAAAATGATGCTGAGTTTGGTTAGACAGACTAACGAGTTATGAATCAACTCCATCAGGTTCCTGGATCCAGTCTCTCAGAGAACTCAGAGCTTCTTCACTATctgtaaggtcagaaacaaacagagttaaaggtcaactcatagtctggagaaatcatcaacagATTGCTAgatcaaatgaagcagaataaatgaaaagtaaagacagatcatttcagttccagttgttaatgtcagaatatctttcatcatcttatctccagtgaatatgatcctcttctactcactcaacctgaagaataaatccattctgctcttctgtttagttctcactttgtttctttcttcatcacttctctccctcatcatcatagtatagtcatgttctcctgacttctcctgactctgagacttactcagtttttactgctggatgcttcaaactgtaggattcaactcaaagactaaatcaaagtagctcaccttgtttctttctatgaaccatgaatccagcagctgctgcaaagactacaacaacaaccactacagagatgatgatggtggtcaTGTTACTGGGCTTCACTGTTGaacaaagaacaaactaaaGATCAAGAACAGTCCACATAAAGAAGATTAAAACACCCAATTTACTTTGCAGCCTAATTAGAGTCTGGTTCAATGAATTATCAACTAACTTGCAGGACAAGGCCTTAAATATCCAACAAACCACATCcatgtcctcttaccccagttggttctgatctgtgtttcatccagtttggtgatgatgtcgtcctccacaccagagagatgaaacacacagtcgtacctcctccagtcttcaggtgagactgatgaaatgttcaggtcaacattcatctggaaggatccatcatggttggggaggatgtctccatgttccactccttcatgaatctcctctccatctttcctccagaacatcatggctctgtcagggtagaaacctgtagcgtggcagctgactggagaggagggagtcttctggaggagagacactgaggggacgtctgcAGGGAGAGAGAATGACTGTATCATGCTGCTGTAGTCGCTCTGTCAGCTGCTAAACAAAAAGTCTAGAGACCACTTCATTCAGTTCTTTTTCTGGGGAACATCATTGTGTAGATTATTATAGTAACAGAAtaagaaatattaacatgttGGTGATCCTCAAAGGATTCACTGTGTTCAGTGAGATGTCACAGGTCATACGTACCTGTTCTCAACAGAGAGCTCTTCCCATACTGTAAATACATCTTCAACCACTTAGGACAAAGCTGAGTGTAGAAATGCTCAATGAATTTTATATTGTCTATGTCTGAATCCGATCTCAGTTTGGTGTAGATGAGCTCAGGTTTGAGAGCGATCCATTTTAATGTCTTCAGATCCAGAGCaatgaagtcttctccatcatAACCATACTTTAAGAAACCAGTAACCTCTCCAGTCTCTTCATCCCATTCACAGCCTTCCAAAAGCTGTAAAACGTGAACACCTACAAGATACAGATGACAAAGATATGATGTATGATGAAAAATTCTGTATTTCACTGCTGTTCTCCAAGACTTGTGCTCTCATGAGTCAAAAGCATATAATCAGTGAACCTTTTCTTATTCTCACTGTAGATTCCTGCAATGACACTATGGCTCCattactttcattcattcatttctccaaacttttacatttcagaggaggaaaataactaaatattaaTGTGAGCAGTCACAAACTATCAACATAAACTGGTGTCAGATCTGTAGTGCGGTGATGTGATGAGCTACTGGAAGAGACTGATTATTGAGGGCAGGTCGTGACCAGaagctggactgaaccagctacatggtctgacctctgaccctgctCTGTCCCAGCCTCACCAACAGGAACCACACTACAAGAGTCTGTCCTCCACAAAGTTTAGAAGCAAACAACCATCAGACATGTGCTGGAGTACAGGCTACATGTGTCCAAGAGACACATAAATAAGGTTgatcatttctgttctgatccATCCATTCTACATCTAACACCTGAACTCTGTGGCTGTGATCAGGAGTCAgtttagtttctcttctatGATCTATAATGATCTGAGGTCAGGTAccacatacaacacacaacacactgtaCCTTCACTTTGGTTGAAGATCTGCTTCAGACAGGTCATTGCAAGTTTGAAGTTGTGAGGATACACCACAAAACACTGGTTAGTGTAGTACTCTAATTGATCAGGATCATTATCCAAAACTTTTTTCTCCCAGTCCAGTTTTACTataaatgtcttgttgatgccATCACAGTATCCAGCCTGGACGCCATTAATCAATGCAACAGCCATAAACTCTGGAAGGTCTGAGACTCCAGAGGATCCAGtgctgaaatatttcagtgagtgtttcactgtggaacaaacaacatttataatGTGAGTGAAACATAAATAGACTCATCAACAGGAATATGGTAGAtttctgttaaaacaaaactacactctaaaaaacaactattttggctcaacaaaaaaaaaataaataaataaataaacacaactctTTTCGTTAGTCTTTTGGTGTTCTGACAAATTCTCATGAAATCACTTTTAACCAACAGATTATATTGAATTAGGGGAATTATCTTTTCTCATACAATCATGACTTTTTATTATCAGACTTTTAATTATACAGAAATctaatcaaaaaagaaaaaaaaatgaatgtatacTTCAACAACTCAGATACCAAAATTCTGAGCTTAACAACAAATCAAAATTTCTTGCAAATCAACACCAACGCAGCAATGAAAAATCTCCTGTAagtgcaattcaggactcaagtggcaaacacacaaaatcaccCCAGGaaatcagttcagttcaacAACAACCAACCCAAATCCTGAcaacattcaggccttcctcaaaaaccTCAATCCACCCCAACTGACAGTAGAACAAAGATGCACCACCTTATCATCGAAGAACTATTTACTTCATTAGCAAACATGCCTACAGGCAAGGCTCCTGGGccaaagaaaaactttaataaataattcaaccACAGCATTTTCAGGCaattataattttattgttattaaactGCAGTAATTgatcataaaatatttacaggaaaacaactgaaataagAACAGACATAGAATAAAAACCCACAACAGCAAAGTTCCAAGCATTTTGAAAAGCACCGAATCACTTATAAAAGCTGTATATAAACCTGAAACCAGTTCagttaaaagtttaatttaaatcagttaattatttttgttgtattgtggCACTGCATTAAATTAAGTGGTTGAAACAGGTCCTCTCAATNNNNNNNNNNNNNNNNNNNNNNNNNNNNNNNNNNNNNNNNNNNNNNNNNNNNNNNNNNNNNNNNNNNNNNNNNNNNNNNNNNNNNNNNNNNNNNNNNNNNNNNNNNNNNNNNNNNNNNNNNNNNNNNNNNNNNNNNNNNNNNNNNNNNNNNNNNNNNNNNNNNNNNNNNNNNNNNNNNNNNNNNNNNNNNNNNNNNNNNNNNNNNNNNNNNNNNNNNNNNNNNNNNNNNNNNNNNNNNNNNNNNNNNNNNNNNNNNNNNNNNNNNNNNNNNNNNNNNNNNNNNNNNNNNNNNNNNNNNNNNNNNNNNNNNNNNNNNNNNNNNNNNNNNNNNNNNNNNNNNNNNNNNNNNNNNNNNNNNNNNNNNNNNNNNNNNNNNNNNNNNNNNNNNNNNNNNNNNNNNNNNNNNNNNNNNNNNNNNNNNNNNNNNNNNNNNNNNNNNNNNNNNNNNNNNNNNNNNNNNNNNNNNNNNNNNNNNNNNNNNNNNNNNNNNNNNNNNNNNNGTTTGATGGATTGGCCATTTTGTCCGTTGGTGTcttccagagatcagctgctttctctgtgtctcctgAGCTTTCTGGActgaggcctgagattcccagtgaacttcagaagaagaagtggtggTGATGCCaggcaggaggtggaggaggttcaGGTCGTTGGTGCCATCTGTACTCAGGGAGAACATGTGTTCTTTGGCAGCAacatggatggactgtgtgcgcttgttggGACCCAGAATCAGTGTGTGGTGAgaagtgctttgtgttttgaggaGACCTGGGTTCATAcgaccacagtacgtctgtgtctgtggatgGAGACACACTCCTAGTTTCTATTCCTCCTTCAGTGGACAAAGAAACATGAACACGATCCATGACACTGTTGATGTTGATCTGCAACTGAACAAACTGGATCAGCTTAGACACTGTTTTTCAACtacttttgtgcatttgttcataatggtaattctgtaattattttatgacaatatttgttctattttactagataatatatattttattttatttcattttaatctaatcttattttatttaatctttgtttttacttgtggtttttaagagtatatcttttatgtgcaacaaagctactgtgaagCTACTGTGCCAAGtcatttccctcatggatcattcaAGTCTAAAAACACTGTCAACACTTGATACTAGATAACTGAAACCATGATTCATCATAATTGTGACGTTTACAGAGATTTGTTCAAATGAAGTCTAGTGGAATCAGGTGGTTTGATTATTGAGCAGgaaatcatattcattttaagTTCCCTTCTAATCCAGTTGGTCTGGTTCCACCACTGAGGGATAAATATGTTGATGTTCTACATGAGTTTCTCCGTTCACTGTGGTTCTACTACTGTGTGTGAAACTGCCTCTTTTCAAAGTTTATATTAAGTTGTGTCTAATTCTGTAGCATTTCTTCTTTGCATTCCTATGTTTCGACATTGTGTTGTTAAAACTaggatgtttttatgtttgtgtttttcttaagaaaGTATAGTTTTAcagtgtctacattttaaatccCCATACAAATAGTTTTGTATTGCTCAGTGTCTATATGCCAAAATAGGATTAATTAATCCAAGTTCCGTTCAcacttgatgatgatgatgatctttaAATCTGAGCTCACCTGAATTCTAGACTCTAGACTTGAGCTCTGTAACTGTTTGAGTTTAACAGTCATCTCTATGAAGTTTTATTTAGTTCAGTGCCAAAACAAACAGCGACAGAGTGAATGTAATGATAGTACACACCTTAAAATGGTAATCATGAAGTATGAGCTCAGTCACAATAGTGTAGCTACTGTACATCTAGGCACACAAACAAAGTATGTTTTTGTAATCCTCATAGTTTTCTATTACATGGTGTGTACACGTTTTTCCTGTAACTAATCTTCTTTCCTCTCATCTTGTTGTGTTGAACATAACTACTACAAGTCTCTAAGCTGTAAAGATGAAGAAGTTTCCTTCAACATTTAACACAGAACTGACTGTCAAACATTCAGATCGGATGAggacttttcatttgtttttcgtGGTTTGAAGCCTGTTATTTCAACGACTGCTTTTGAGGtgaagaaatagaaaataatttagtttcacacaaaaccagaggcctgtatcacgaagcgagCTCAACTTATCCGgctttactccaacttatccagctgaatTTATCCAGAACAGTGACGATCTGGATAAGCGGCATCACGGCGCTGGTTATCAACTCAGTAACTtaacccaggtttgtcttgttgtgaatcggtgaacGCGCAGGTATAagggcgggttccaaggcagcagaacaatcacaatcatgaggctgatccgccagcaaaaaggagcaaagactgattctcctcaaatatgaagaagaaaaagtaaatctcactcgAAGAGTCAAACACCGCGGCTGCATCGAAGAGACGCCATAAGTCATGTTGAAGAACTGCAGATTGAATAAATGcgcaaattacacatcaatggctcaattagtttacatttaacgaaGCCACGAAACCCAGTCActgcgctgcatagatgaatcgtGTGTATGACAATAagtcattcccccagatgtaacccctctggagtaaaaagaacgtgggagcagataaaaaccaagcacaaaaacatcatttcatctggggagttggatttcttaattctataatgttacatgtgctacaataaagatggaagctgatgccacagttacatcatatcaatacatcaagttgttgcctgaatgaaatgatcctgattctgagctgtgtttgagctaaaATATGGCTAAAATATCCTCTTATCTGTGTGATTGTCTCCTGGAAGATGCTTTCACGGTGTAACGCTCTTCTAGTGATTTTGGGCTCCAATGTCAATCGCGTCTTCAGTGAAAGGGCATGTGATTCTttcccgaacagctgattgggtGGAGATTTTTATCGGGATTCAGACAAAGCCAGAAGGTTATCCTGACCCGAAGCATGTTTgccgttcagagtaagttaccatggtaacgtagctccataacaatgaatccagcttcatgATACCGGAAACTCAGGgtgaagttacctcgctaaaCCCGTAATcttgcttcgtgatacaggcctctgctCTACCTGTTGGTCTTTAGTCCACATGACTTCACTCTCTCAcctgacaaatgacaaaaaaggaaagacacacacacacagcagtcacTACAGAAAACCACCATTTTATTAATAACTAAAGGAAACTATAGGctaacctttatttaaaccaacaaaacaagacagagtAAAGAACAAGAAACATCAGCACTTGGCTCCATAGAACGACAaatacacaacattaaaaaaatataaaataaattacaactgAAGAGACTGaaatatttctctgtcttttttgttcATTCTTCAGTGAtgtataataacatttaaaatatttaactaagGATTAACCAAGGAACACTGGAATCCAATTTATCCATGGAGTACATGGTTTTATAAGCTCAAGTAAGTAAATAAGCTCAAAGGAAACTGGGTAAAGAGTTTGATAACTGAGCAAGAAATCATATAAAGTTCTTCAACCAGTTGGTCCAGTTAATGTTTTTCAGTCCCAGCGGATACAGTGTAGATGAAACATGTGATCTCAGCCTTAGCACAAAGGAGAAGTTTTATTTGACTCAGTTCCAAAACAGTCAACCACAGTCACAGAGAGAATGTAACGCACCTTAAAATGGTATTCGTGAAATTCGACCTCCCTCACAGAGCTGTGTATCTGCTTCATCTGAAGGTGTTTATCTACTTATCTGCTGCTCAGAGAACACACCATGTCTCCAGCTCATGTAACAAACAGAACCCCACACGTTGGACATGATGCAGAACCTGAACTTAAAAACTCTCAACTCTCTGCC
It includes:
- the LOC125020300 gene encoding major histocompatibility complex class I-related gene protein-like, encoding SSSVKHSLKSYSIASSGVPNHPEFMAVSVVDDIQVTYCDGSNKIYEPRQDWMKKLLDDNPQLWTRVTQDCFEFLPPFFKIALNSFIQLSNHSEGVHILQSMIGCEWDEMTGEVTGFTRYHYDREDFIELDLKTSTWTALRPEADIIKQKWDEDTPGIKEAVEFLTQTCPELLKLNLKYGNNSLLRTDVPSVSLLQKTPSSPVSCHATGFYPDRALMFWRKDREEIHEGVEHGEILPNHDGSFQMNIDLNISSVSPEDWRRYDCVFHLPGVEDDIFTKLDETQIRTNWVEKSSNQTSTSISIIIISAVVVVVVVVFAAAAGFMVHRTKRLHLISESSLRLSFFRGNMNEYGVHILQLMHGCEWDEETGDVTGFMQYGYDGEDFILVDMKKLKWIALKPQAMSTKLKWDSDKARIKINEQFFTQTCPEWLKMYLHYGKSSLLRTGHFFKNPVLSTSGCSPVQLAAALDSLPSRTPSSPQP
- the LOC125020301 gene encoding major histocompatibility complex class I-related gene protein-like: MNQVKQVLFPRSKCDRELKGSFKFHFLNYTDVTERHELPRTVFLLLLFCIMSNVWGSVLKHSLKYFSTGSSGVSDLPEFMAVALINGVQAGYCDGINKTFIVKLDWEKKVLDNDPDQLEYYTNQCFVVYPHNFKLAMTCLKQIFNQSEGVHVLQLLEGCEWDEETGEVTGFLKYGYDGEDFIALDLKTLKWIALKPELIYTKLRSDSDIDNIKFIEHFYTQLCPKWLKMYLQYGKSSLLRTDVPSVSLLQKTPSSPVSCHATGFYPDRAMMFWRKDGEEIHEGVEHGDILPNHDGSFQMNVDLNISSVSPEDWRRYDCVFHLSGVEDDIITKLDETQIRTNWGKRTWMWFVGYLRPCPAMKPSNMTTIIISVVVVVVVFAAAAGFMVHRKKQIVKKL